In Nocardia yunnanensis, one DNA window encodes the following:
- a CDS encoding SpoIIE family protein phosphatase encodes MPGIDGLALVAELRASKRTAQIPILLLSARAGQEAAIEGLRAGADDYLVKPFSAAELLARARTTIELARLRGRHAAWRTAIVDALEAGFFFCDTGGNVLEINDAFTDILGYDRDGLPYAAPDQPWWPDPELDPAAYRRVREVFELLVREGRGTATIPLAHKDGHRVWVAVTFATTEDPDTGERMIAGSFRDVTDEHYAIQRETALSALGWQLAKAASLDDALAAALCELRDMWHADRVLAIAFPTGEAAPAVCAAGSRDSAGAASVTALSWDDLDEQLRAEVNHVAAQPLLLPVTTAAGDTGISLDHPAGRLVLLISLQRRFTEQDRTLLAVLGGHLAGGLRRAHQFDQQRETALALQHAILGPSRLPPGFAVCYEPATRPLQVGGDWYDIVDLPGDRIGIVVGDCVGRGLQAATVMGQLRSACQAMLLHTADPAVTLTALDAVTTVLPNALCTSVFCAVLDPASGDLHYSSAGHPPALLADDDGTVTVLDGGHHPVLGVAARPRTNALAHIGDRAALLLYTDGLVERRRQTLDTGIDAAAAALARHRRLPVRELADATLAALAPPDGYTDDVALLVHRPVTPLHLTYPASPGRLAASRHAVRDWLTEHDIADHITIDVLHAVGEACANAIEHAHSAGAAAAHPPTVTIVIRVLGGTLSLTVADNGRWRPPPPDNARHRGRGLIMMWALMDEVTVEPGPDGTTVRMRKALDRQGRD; translated from the coding sequence ATGCCCGGCATCGACGGCCTGGCCCTGGTCGCCGAACTGCGGGCGAGCAAACGGACCGCGCAGATCCCAATCCTGCTGCTGTCGGCGCGCGCCGGACAGGAAGCGGCGATCGAGGGCCTGCGCGCCGGCGCCGACGACTATCTGGTCAAACCGTTCTCGGCGGCGGAACTGCTCGCCCGCGCCCGCACCACGATCGAGCTGGCCCGCCTGCGCGGCCGCCACGCCGCCTGGCGCACTGCGATCGTCGACGCCCTCGAGGCCGGCTTCTTCTTCTGCGACACCGGCGGAAACGTGCTCGAGATCAACGACGCGTTCACCGACATCCTCGGCTACGACCGCGACGGCCTGCCCTACGCCGCCCCCGACCAGCCGTGGTGGCCCGACCCCGAACTCGACCCCGCCGCCTACCGCCGGGTCCGCGAGGTGTTCGAGCTGCTGGTCCGCGAAGGCCGGGGCACCGCGACAATTCCTTTGGCGCACAAGGACGGTCATCGCGTATGGGTCGCGGTCACCTTCGCCACCACCGAGGACCCCGATACCGGTGAGCGCATGATCGCGGGCAGTTTCCGCGACGTCACCGACGAGCACTACGCCATTCAGCGCGAGACCGCGCTGTCGGCGCTGGGCTGGCAGCTGGCGAAGGCCGCCAGCCTCGACGACGCGCTGGCCGCGGCGCTGTGCGAACTGCGCGACATGTGGCATGCCGACCGGGTGCTGGCGATCGCCTTCCCCACCGGCGAGGCCGCGCCCGCCGTCTGCGCCGCCGGGTCGCGCGACTCCGCCGGCGCGGCGTCGGTGACCGCGCTGTCCTGGGACGATCTCGACGAGCAGCTGCGCGCCGAGGTGAATCATGTTGCCGCCCAGCCATTGCTGCTGCCGGTCACCACCGCCGCCGGCGACACCGGAATCAGCCTGGACCATCCCGCCGGGCGATTGGTACTGCTGATCAGCTTGCAGCGCCGCTTCACCGAACAGGACCGCACTTTGCTCGCGGTGCTGGGCGGCCATCTCGCCGGCGGCCTGCGCCGCGCCCATCAATTCGATCAGCAACGCGAAACCGCGCTCGCCCTGCAGCACGCCATCCTCGGACCCTCCCGGCTCCCACCGGGTTTCGCGGTCTGCTACGAACCCGCCACGCGGCCTTTGCAGGTCGGCGGGGACTGGTACGACATCGTCGACCTGCCCGGTGACCGCATCGGCATCGTGGTCGGCGACTGCGTCGGCCGGGGCTTGCAGGCCGCCACCGTCATGGGTCAGCTGCGCAGCGCCTGCCAGGCGATGCTGTTGCACACCGCCGACCCCGCCGTCACCCTCACCGCCCTCGACGCGGTCACGACGGTGCTGCCGAATGCCTTGTGCACCAGTGTTTTCTGCGCCGTCCTCGACCCCGCCAGCGGTGATCTGCACTACAGCAGCGCCGGGCATCCGCCCGCGCTGCTGGCCGACGACGACGGGACCGTGACCGTCCTGGACGGCGGCCACCATCCGGTCCTCGGCGTCGCCGCCCGGCCGCGCACCAACGCGCTCGCGCACATCGGGGACCGCGCCGCCCTGCTGCTCTACACCGATGGCCTGGTGGAACGCCGCCGCCAGACCCTCGACACCGGAATCGACGCCGCCGCAGCCGCTCTCGCCCGCCACCGCCGGTTGCCCGTCCGCGAGCTCGCCGACGCCACCCTGGCCGCGCTGGCGCCGCCGGACGGCTACACCGACGATGTCGCGCTGCTGGTGCATCGTCCCGTCACCCCGCTGCATCTCACCTATCCGGCGAGTCCCGGCCGGCTCGCGGCCAGCCGGCATGCGGTGCGGGACTGGCTCACCGAGCACGACATCGCCGATCACATCACCATCGATGTCCTGCATGCGGTGGGGGAGGCCTGCGCCAACGCCATCGAACACGCGCATTCCGCGGGCGCCGCGGCCGCACACCCGCCCACCGTCACCATCGTGATTCGCGTGCTCGGCGGCACCCTGTCGCTGACGGTCGCCGACAACGGGCGCTGGCGTCCGCCGCCCCCGGACAATGCCCGCCACCGCGGCCGCGGGCTGATCATGATGTGGGCCCTCATGGACGAGGTCACCGTCGAACCGGGCCCGGATGGCACGACCGTGCGGATGCGCAAGGCTCTCGATCGGCAGGGCCGGGATTGA
- a CDS encoding MBL fold metallo-hydrolase yields the protein MSTLTFTVLDLDFPVGSKNKTATLVTGENDALLVDAGFTRADGHRLAAAVLDSGKRLTTVFISHGDPDFYFGAEVLADAFPEATFVATPQVIEHIEHSYQGKLQAWQALGPNLPTRLVDLKPLTGDLTFEGHRFELKGGPAELHDRHYLWQPEQRAILGGVLLFQREHVWVADTPTVEERAAWIALLDEMTALAPELVVPGHRLPGTAADASAIAGTREYLVAFDEELARAADAAALTEALVRRYPDNGMLIAAQIGAKVAMGEMTWG from the coding sequence ATGAGCACACTGACTTTCACCGTCCTGGACCTAGACTTCCCGGTCGGATCCAAGAACAAGACGGCCACACTCGTCACCGGTGAGAACGACGCCCTGCTGGTCGACGCCGGCTTCACCCGCGCCGACGGCCACCGGCTCGCCGCGGCCGTCCTCGACTCCGGCAAGCGGCTGACCACCGTGTTCATCAGCCACGGTGACCCCGACTTCTACTTCGGCGCCGAGGTTCTCGCCGACGCCTTCCCCGAGGCGACCTTCGTGGCCACCCCGCAGGTGATCGAACACATCGAGCACTCCTACCAGGGCAAGCTGCAAGCCTGGCAGGCGTTGGGCCCCAACCTGCCCACGCGACTGGTCGATCTGAAGCCGCTCACCGGCGATCTGACCTTCGAGGGCCATCGCTTCGAACTGAAGGGCGGCCCGGCCGAACTGCACGATCGGCACTACCTGTGGCAGCCCGAGCAGCGGGCGATCCTCGGCGGCGTCCTGCTGTTCCAGCGCGAACACGTCTGGGTCGCCGACACCCCCACCGTCGAGGAGCGCGCGGCCTGGATCGCGCTGCTCGACGAAATGACCGCGCTGGCACCGGAATTGGTGGTGCCCGGCCATCGCCTGCCCGGCACGGCTGCCGACGCCTCCGCCATCGCCGGCACCCGCGAGTACCTGGTGGCCTTCGACGAAGAACTGGCCCGGGCCGCCGATGCCGCCGCGCTGACCGAGGCCCTGGTCCGGCGCTACCCCGACAACGGCATGCTGATCGCCGCCCAGATCGGCGCCAAGGTCGCCATGGGCGAAATGACGTGGGGCTGA
- a CDS encoding type 1 glutamine amidotransferase domain-containing protein: protein MSNELSGKRILIVTSNAGVEHDELIVPRDRLRERGAQITHAALEDSEVRTYEHDLEPSETVRPDTTVDSVSADAFDLLVVPGGTVNADTLRTDSAARKLVQSCTENDVPVAAICHGPWLLIEAGAVAGKTLTSYPSLRTDLVNAGAEWVDEQMVRDDAAGWTLITSRKPDDLPAFVDAITARLSE from the coding sequence ATGTCGAACGAACTCTCGGGAAAGCGCATCTTGATCGTCACCTCGAACGCCGGTGTCGAACACGACGAACTGATCGTGCCCAGGGACCGGCTGCGCGAGCGTGGGGCGCAGATCACCCATGCGGCGCTGGAGGATTCCGAGGTGCGCACCTATGAGCACGATCTCGAGCCGTCGGAAACCGTGCGACCGGACACGACCGTCGACAGTGTGTCGGCCGATGCGTTCGATCTGCTGGTCGTCCCGGGCGGGACGGTCAATGCCGACACGCTGCGCACCGACAGCGCCGCACGCAAACTCGTGCAATCGTGCACCGAGAACGACGTGCCGGTCGCGGCGATCTGCCACGGCCCGTGGCTGCTGATCGAGGCGGGGGCGGTGGCGGGCAAGACCCTCACGTCCTATCCCTCGCTGCGCACCGATCTGGTCAATGCGGGCGCCGAATGGGTCGACGAACAGATGGTGCGCGACGACGCGGCGGGCTGGACACTGATCACCTCGCGCAAACCGGACGATCTGCCCGCGTTCGTCGATGCCATCACCGCGCGGCTGAGCGAGTGA
- a CDS encoding MarR family winged helix-turn-helix transcriptional regulator: MEDRGEISTPAEAANNALVLAFGRLQGAANRLEFILGRALEKEYGISHLMYEVLLILGRAGGEGLSMRAIAQEQVLTTGGATRLVDRMEAAGLVERAPDPGDRRGRKVRLTDKGAQVTVAASRTHAENIRHYFLEPLPPRDRDRFVEDLRILSRSARDALPRLS; encoded by the coding sequence GTGGAGGATCGGGGCGAGATCTCGACGCCGGCGGAGGCCGCGAACAATGCGCTGGTGCTGGCGTTCGGGCGGTTGCAGGGGGCGGCGAATCGGCTGGAGTTCATTCTGGGGCGGGCGCTCGAGAAGGAGTACGGGATCAGCCATCTCATGTACGAGGTGCTGCTGATTCTGGGGCGCGCGGGCGGCGAGGGGCTGTCCATGCGGGCGATCGCGCAGGAGCAGGTGCTGACCACCGGCGGCGCGACCCGGTTGGTGGACCGCATGGAGGCGGCCGGGCTGGTGGAGCGCGCGCCCGACCCCGGCGATCGGCGCGGGCGCAAGGTGCGCTTGACCGACAAGGGCGCGCAGGTGACCGTGGCGGCCTCGCGCACCCACGCGGAGAACATCCGCCACTACTTTCTGGAGCCGCTTCCCCCGCGGGATCGCGACCGGTTCGTCGAGGATCTGCGCATCCTGAGCCGATCGGCGCGCGACGCGCTGCCCCGGCTGTCCTGA
- a CDS encoding nuclear transport factor 2 family protein, whose translation MTHDTDFATSPAPADVVRRQYLASAAGDLAALRATLAPDVEWTEMAGFPLAGTYRTPDGVTSNVMEKLGADWSGWIAHDDTYVVDGENVVVLARYTATHKNTGKQLNARVAHHFTVRGGLIVRFEQFVDTALVRDAATA comes from the coding sequence ATGACCCACGACACCGACTTCGCGACCTCCCCCGCACCCGCCGACGTCGTGCGCCGCCAGTATCTGGCGTCGGCGGCCGGTGACCTGGCCGCGCTGCGCGCCACCCTCGCCCCCGATGTGGAGTGGACCGAGATGGCCGGGTTCCCCCTCGCCGGCACCTACCGCACACCCGACGGCGTGACCTCGAACGTGATGGAGAAACTGGGCGCGGACTGGAGCGGCTGGATCGCCCACGACGACACCTACGTCGTCGACGGCGAGAACGTCGTCGTGCTGGCCCGCTACACGGCCACCCACAAGAACACCGGCAAGCAGCTGAATGCCCGGGTGGCGCATCACTTCACGGTGCGCGGCGGGCTGATCGTGCGCTTCGAACAGTTCGTCGACACCGCGCTGGTGCGCGACGCCGCCACTGCGTGA
- the yjfF gene encoding galactofuranose ABC transporter, permease protein YjfF yields MSAPTTVEPTTAPAPQPRPAWKNVVRQGDRYVPVLATAVLFAVMYGVGVARYPAFGYPQVFVNLFIDNAFLLVLAVGMTFVILTGGIDLSVGAVLAVSTVISAWLVTVHHWPAPLVMALILVGGTVFGAGMGAVIHYFEIQPFIVTLAGMFLARGLSYVISTDSITITDPTYTRLAQQRIHFGSSVFVSVSMLVALAVVAVAFVVLHYTRLGRTIYALGGNEQSALMMGLPVARTKIAAYAISGGCSALGGILFTLYTLSGWSLHAVGMELDAIAAVVIGGTLLSGGSGFVLGTVLGVLTLGIIQTVINFQGTLSSWWTRIVIGALLLVFILLQRVLGGRARGDG; encoded by the coding sequence ATGAGCGCGCCCACGACTGTCGAACCCACCACCGCGCCCGCGCCGCAGCCCCGTCCGGCCTGGAAAAACGTTGTCCGACAGGGTGATCGCTACGTACCCGTGCTGGCGACCGCGGTGCTGTTCGCCGTCATGTACGGCGTCGGGGTGGCCCGCTATCCGGCGTTCGGGTACCCGCAGGTCTTCGTGAACCTGTTCATCGACAACGCCTTTCTGCTGGTGTTGGCGGTCGGCATGACCTTCGTCATCCTCACCGGCGGCATCGACCTGTCGGTCGGCGCGGTACTGGCGGTCAGCACCGTCATCTCGGCGTGGCTGGTCACCGTGCACCACTGGCCCGCACCGCTGGTGATGGCGCTGATCCTGGTGGGCGGCACCGTGTTCGGCGCGGGCATGGGCGCGGTGATCCACTATTTCGAGATCCAGCCGTTCATCGTGACGCTGGCGGGCATGTTCCTCGCCCGGGGCCTGTCCTATGTGATCAGCACCGACTCCATCACCATCACCGATCCCACCTACACCCGGCTGGCCCAGCAGCGCATCCACTTCGGATCCTCGGTGTTCGTGTCGGTGAGCATGCTGGTGGCGCTCGCGGTGGTGGCGGTCGCGTTCGTGGTGCTGCACTACACGCGGTTGGGGCGCACGATCTACGCACTCGGCGGCAACGAGCAGTCCGCGCTCATGATGGGACTTCCGGTGGCGCGCACCAAGATCGCCGCGTACGCCATCAGCGGTGGCTGCTCGGCCCTGGGCGGCATCCTGTTCACCCTCTACACCCTGTCGGGCTGGAGCCTGCACGCCGTCGGCATGGAACTCGACGCCATCGCCGCGGTGGTCATCGGCGGCACCCTGCTCTCCGGCGGCTCCGGCTTCGTACTCGGCACCGTCCTGGGCGTCCTCACCCTCGGCATCATCCAGACCGTCATCAACTTCCAAGGCACCCTCAGCTCCTGGTGGACCAGAATCGTCATCGGCGCGCTGCTGCTGGTGTTCATCCTGCTGCAGCGCGTCCTCGGCGGCCGCGCCCGCGGCGACGGCTGA